The following are encoded together in the Solenopsis invicta isolate M01_SB chromosome 14, UNIL_Sinv_3.0, whole genome shotgun sequence genome:
- the LOC105208187 gene encoding probable dolichyl pyrophosphate Man9GlcNAc2 alpha-1,3-glucosyltransferase, with translation MQGKLQLALITSFAVILRCCVTYHPHSGEGKPPMYGDYEAQRHWQEITLNLPLDKWYINTTDNDLQYWGLDYPPLTAYHSLLLGHVANRIDPAFVKLWESRGFESAAHKHFMRLTVLIADILIYLLAIVYFTINSCSWVNRQFDESNVFKFTRRDAAVLTAMIYPGLILIDHGHFQYNCVSLGLFVAAVAVIVQGSYTMSSVLFVLALNYKQMELYHALPFFFYILGRHTPGKTGSWPRCIRTLTCVSLAVLLTFYVIWMPFLRSRDLLFSAVLRLFPFSRGVFEDKVANIWCAINVVCKLRQIFTNAQLAKICLMTTTCAVLPSCISLFLSPTRNAFLLSLVNSALAFFLFSFQVHEKSILLVAVPVLLYFHDNPFPCFWFLIISHFSMLPLFIKDKLYLAYLGTMVFYVCSVSWMWPDLFYNDKTSSSLNKGKSRSKDKVKQYKKRELLSDWLDYSKRSWLLVAFYGSISGVLLLSIVSPYVKPPERYPDLFPLLVSIYSCGHFLIFFIYFNYVQLFVLRKESIVKESKVKSH, from the coding sequence GACTACGAGGCCCAACGGCACTGGCAGGAGATCACGTTGAACCTGCCTCTTGACAAGTGGTACATCAATACCACTGACAACGATCTGCAGTATTGGGGCTTAGATTATCCGCCCCTAACGGCATACCACAGTCTTCTGTTAGGTCACGTTGCGAACAGGATAGATCCCGCCTTCGTGAAACTGTGGGAATCTAGAGGATTCGAGAGCGCAGCGCATAAGCACTTCATGAGACTGACCGTCTTAATCGCAGACATTCTGATTTACTTGCTGGCAATTGTATATTTCACGATCAACTCGTGTTCGTGGGTCAATCGTCAGTTTGACGAGTCTAACGTGTTCAAGTTCACAAGGAGGGACGCTGCCGTTCTGACAGCAATGATCTATCCAGGATTGATACTGATAGATCATGGACACTTTCAATACAACTGTGTGTCACTGGGTCTCTTTGTCGCCGCTGTAGCCGTTATAGTGCAAGGTTCCTACACCATGAGCTCAGTCCTGTTTGTCCTGGCGCTAAACTACAAGCAAATGGAGCTGTATCACGCTTTACCATTTTTCTTCTACATTCTCGGGCGTCACACTCCTGGCAAGACGGGGTCCTGGCCCCGCTGCATTCGCACGCTGACATGCGTATCTCTCGCAGTACTGCTAACGTTCTACGTTATCTGGATGCCGTTTCTCAGGAGCAGAGATCTGCTTTTCAGTGCGGTGCTCCGATTATTCCCCTTTTCCAGGGGCGTGTTCGAGGATAAGGTCGCCAATATCTGGTGCGCGATCAACGTTGTCTGCAAATTACGACAGATCTTCACGAACGCACAATTAGCCAAGATCTGTTTAATGACGACAACGTGCGCGGTTCTACCGAGCTGCATCAGTTTGTTCCTATCGCCTACGAGAAACGCGTTTTTACTCTCTTTAGTAAACTCCGCCCTGGCATTCTTCCTTTTCTCGTTTCAAGTTCACGAGAAGTCTATTCTCTTAGTCGCCGTCCCagtcttattatattttcatgataATCCCTTCCCTTGCTTCTGGTTCTTGATCATCTCTCATTTCAGCATGCTACCATTATTCATTAAGGACAAGCTGTACCTTGCTTATCTTGGCACAATGGTCTTTTACGTTTGTTCTGTCTCTTGGATGTGGCCCGATCTATTTTATAACGATAAAACAAGCAGTTCGTTAAATAAAGGCAAATCAAGGTCGAAAGACAAAGTGAAACAGTATAAGAAACGTGAACTTCTCTCAGATTGGTTGGACTACAGTAAAAGGTCTTGGCTTCTCGTTGCGTTCTATGGATCTATTTCAGGTGTGTTGCTTCTCTCTATTGTCAGTCCATATGTGAAGCCTCCTGAAAGGTACCCAGATCTATTTCCACTTTTAGTATCGATATATTCATGCGggcattttctaattttctttatatattttaattacgtcCAACTATTTGTATTAAGGAAAGAGAGCATTGTTAAGGAAAGTAAAGTCAAATCACATTGA